The Verrucomicrobiota bacterium genome has a segment encoding these proteins:
- the pilM gene encoding pilus assembly protein PilM — MASKKAVYTLSLGSQVVSMAKFLPAKKGLILAGYQESELAPDPASEAARMAQTRLAVQELTEGLKAKGQEVYLVIGGQIPLIKFVKLPPIGDDQAEEIVEFEAQQNIPFPLEEVAWGYHILERSAGGQQEAMLVAIKHDQLSELNEAVEDAGLVTEMAQSSAQALYNAYRFSHPAEQEPVLLVEIGARATNLIYAQGDSVFARTTTFSGGSVTAAIAKELDLSVAEAEALKVSQGMVSLGGAYEEPNDPQVAAMAKIIRNAMGRLQAEITRTNNHYRGQQGGALPAKIILCGGGVALPYTAEFLQEKSGLPVEFSNSLQAVSLGKGVQADLISSKAHLLGDHVGLALAAQGKGSIKIALLPQKVEARKDLAKRKPNLIAALVCLVVLFGSVAAYHLNAARIYKEATAEMDAPLSELRRYDRSINQVERRIDDLSKVQGEYTSLTNARTQWIEILSALQDLFADPSQWTVDFAPVIDGSPVLDALGDGVEFAEAAQPEGGPPPGQFGPPAEPQIASIRIVGLYRENEQSQALIDSLVEKLQGSEVFAISEFTPEDLRNRVILRLDVPSDEAFASMFQLDLPLAKPISLN; from the coding sequence ATGGCATCGAAGAAAGCGGTCTACACCCTCAGCTTGGGCTCCCAGGTGGTCAGCATGGCCAAATTCCTGCCCGCGAAGAAAGGGCTCATCCTGGCGGGCTACCAAGAATCGGAATTGGCTCCCGACCCCGCTTCCGAGGCCGCCCGCATGGCTCAGACCCGATTGGCCGTGCAAGAGCTGACCGAAGGCCTGAAAGCCAAAGGGCAAGAGGTCTATCTCGTGATTGGTGGGCAGATCCCGCTCATCAAATTCGTCAAGCTGCCTCCGATCGGCGACGATCAAGCGGAGGAGATTGTCGAATTTGAAGCCCAACAGAACATTCCCTTCCCCTTGGAAGAAGTGGCTTGGGGTTATCATATCTTGGAGCGCTCCGCCGGTGGGCAGCAGGAAGCCATGCTGGTCGCGATCAAGCACGATCAGCTGAGCGAACTCAATGAAGCGGTGGAAGACGCAGGCCTCGTCACGGAGATGGCGCAGTCCTCCGCCCAAGCTCTCTACAACGCCTACCGTTTCAGCCATCCCGCCGAGCAAGAGCCGGTGTTGTTGGTGGAGATCGGCGCGCGTGCCACCAACTTGATCTATGCCCAAGGGGACTCCGTCTTCGCCCGCACGACGACCTTTTCTGGAGGGAGTGTCACGGCGGCCATTGCCAAGGAGCTCGATCTCTCCGTGGCCGAGGCCGAGGCTCTCAAGGTCTCTCAAGGAATGGTTTCTCTAGGAGGGGCCTATGAAGAACCAAATGATCCACAGGTGGCCGCCATGGCCAAGATCATCCGCAATGCGATGGGTCGTCTCCAAGCAGAAATCACGCGAACCAATAATCACTACCGCGGCCAACAAGGCGGGGCGCTGCCCGCCAAGATCATTCTCTGTGGTGGGGGCGTGGCCTTGCCCTACACGGCGGAGTTCCTGCAGGAAAAGTCTGGCCTGCCGGTGGAGTTCTCGAACTCCCTCCAAGCGGTCAGTTTAGGCAAGGGAGTCCAGGCCGACCTCATTAGCTCCAAAGCCCACTTGCTGGGAGATCACGTGGGCTTGGCTCTGGCCGCTCAGGGCAAGGGCTCCATCAAGATCGCTCTTCTTCCCCAGAAAGTGGAGGCCAGGAAAGACTTGGCCAAGCGCAAACCGAACCTCATCGCAGCTCTTGTTTGCTTGGTCGTGCTCTTTGGGTCTGTGGCAGCCTACCACTTGAATGCCGCCCGCATTTATAAAGAGGCGACCGCTGAAATGGACGCGCCCTTGTCCGAGCTGCGGCGCTATGACCGCAGCATCAATCAGGTGGAGAGAAGGATCGATGATCTCTCCAAGGTTCAGGGGGAATACACCTCGCTCACCAACGCCCGCACCCAGTGGATCGAAATCCTGAGCGCCTTGCAAGATCTCTTCGCCGATCCTTCTCAATGGACGGTTGATTTCGCTCCCGTAATCGATGGAAGCCCCGTCTTGGATGCGCTCGGAGATGGGGTCGAGTTCGCCGAAGCCGCGCAGCCGGAAGGAGGACCGCCCCCGGGTCAATTTGGGCCCCCAGCCGAACCCCAGATTGCCAGCATCCGGATCGTGGGCCTGTACCGCGAAAACGAGCAGTCCCAAGCGCTTATCGATTCCCTGGTGGAAAAACTCCAAGGGTCCGAGGTTTTCGCCATTTCTGAATTCACTCCAGAGGATTTGAGAAACCGAGTCATTCTGCGGCTTGATGTTCCATCGGACGAAGCCTTTGCCTCGATGTTCCAACTAGACCTGCCTCTGGCCAAGCCGATTTCTCTCAACTGA
- a CDS encoding Amuc_1102 family pilus-like protein produces the protein MTPSVRFPFSGRGRLAAACVAWAFCQAGPLAAQEANAAIAAKIDSVEILEARTPEYEGGTITRRDSGTREWVLIESELEIRSADRENRSPFHPSLQVNFHVALEKNSETGKIAVLSGEVDYVNVRFGETIRVGAFISPNDLELMSGDRDPGKKVVNWYAIEVVSEGTILDMAGEGGPKRLRKEDPESHWWKVDSPLIEKFTVIRARKDTPFAPMWWDYYAEEAGSGGAE, from the coding sequence ATGACCCCCTCAGTTCGTTTTCCCTTTTCTGGAAGGGGCCGCTTGGCCGCGGCCTGTGTCGCCTGGGCATTTTGCCAAGCCGGGCCTCTCGCCGCACAGGAGGCAAACGCGGCCATCGCCGCGAAAATCGATAGCGTCGAGATTCTGGAAGCGCGCACGCCTGAGTATGAAGGCGGGACCATCACCCGGCGGGATTCGGGAACACGGGAGTGGGTTTTGATTGAGTCCGAATTGGAAATTCGCTCGGCCGACCGGGAAAACCGCTCGCCCTTTCATCCGAGTTTGCAGGTCAACTTCCACGTGGCTCTCGAAAAAAATTCGGAGACTGGAAAAATCGCGGTCCTTTCCGGGGAGGTCGATTATGTCAATGTGCGCTTTGGCGAAACCATCCGAGTGGGGGCCTTCATTTCGCCCAACGACCTTGAATTGATGTCGGGCGACCGGGATCCCGGGAAGAAGGTGGTCAATTGGTATGCGATCGAAGTGGTCTCGGAGGGGACCATCTTGGACATGGCGGGCGAGGGCGGTCCCAAGCGCCTGCGCAAAGAAGATCCTGAGAGCCACTGGTGGAAGGTGGACAGTCCGCTCATTGAGAAGTTCACGGTCATTCGAGCGAGAAAAGACACGCCCTTCGCCCCCATGTGGTGGGATTACTACGCAGAGGAAGCTGGCTCGGGAGGAGCCGAGTAA